One part of the Malus sylvestris chromosome 2, drMalSylv7.2, whole genome shotgun sequence genome encodes these proteins:
- the LOC126613900 gene encoding anthocyanidin 3-O-glucosyltransferase 5-like — MSSKQHAAILCSPGMGHLIPVLELGKRLVTHLNFAVTIFTSPSSEAELKAATSPKILDIVQLPPPDISGLVGPDTSVPTKLVVMMRELRQVFRSAVRAMKFTPTMLIVDLFGTESFPIAQELGIPKYLFFASNAWFFSFLICCLTFDKEVEGNFVDHKEPLKVPGCREFRPQLDVFDVMLYRTNQQYHDFVGIASRIPKCSDGILLNMWEELEPPTLAALRDENLLGRHLTVPVYPIGPIIRPNDLSCSKGKVFDWLDKQPSESVIFLSFGSGGALSHEQMTEIAWGLEFSQQRFIWVICAPTTTTADAAYLTTDCDDESPLKYLPEGFVDRTKDLGLVIPLWAPQVEILSHPSVGGFLSHCGWSSTLESLTNGVPMIVWPLHAEQRVNATLLTEEFEVAVRSKIPPWKKVVDRKEIEEMVRMIMEDQKGFVLRERMKKLKESAAKALGEGGSSRNALSQFAKHGESMYMKLANVNVRH; from the coding sequence ATGAGCTCCAAGCAACATGCAGCCATTCTCTGCAGCCCGGGAATGGGGCACCTTATTCCCGTCCTCGAGCTAGGAAAACGGCTCGTCACGCACCTAAACTTTGCTGTCACAATCTTCACCTCCCCGTCTTCCGAGGCGGAACTCAAGGCAGCCACGTCCCCAAAAATATTGGACATCGTCCAACTCCCACCCCCGGACATTTCTGGCCTCGTGGGCCCGGACACTTCAGTCCCTACAAAACTGGTCGTAATGATGCGAGAGCTACGACAGGTGTTCCGGTCAGCCGTACGTGCCATGAAGTTCACCCCGACCATGCTTATCGTGGACCTGTTCGGCACTGAATCATTTCCCATTGCCCAGGAGCTAGGGATCCCAAAGTACTTGTTCTTTGCTTCCAATGCATGGTTTTTCTCGTTCTTGATTTGCTGTCTGACATTCGACAAGGAAGTCGAAGGAAACTTCGTTGACCACAAAGAGCCGTTGAAGGTCCCAGGTTGTAGGGAGTTCCGTCCGCAGCTCGATGTCTTTGATGTTATGTTGTACCGGACCAACCAACAATACCATGATTTTGTTGGGATAGCAAGCCGGATCCCCAAGTGTAGTGATGGGATCTTGCTAAACATGTGGGAGGAGTTAGAGCCCCCTACTCTTGCGGCGCTTAGAGATGAGAACTTGTTGGGCCGGCACTTGACTGTGCCGGTTTATCCAATTGGGCCCATAATAAGGCCTAATGATTTGTCATGTTCAAAGGGAAAGGTGTTTGATTGGCTAGACAAGCAACCTAGTGAGTCCGTAATTTTCTTGTCATTTGGTAGTGGTGGGGCTTTGTCGCACGAGCAAATGACTGAGATTGCTTGGGGCTTGGAGTTCAGCCAACAACGATTCATTTGGGTGATATGCGCTCCCACCACAACAACTGCGGATGCGGCCTATCTTACGACTGACTGTGATGATGAAAGCCCGTTGAAGTACTTGCCTGAAGGGTTTGTTGACCGAACCAAGGACCTTGGGCTTGTTATTCCTTTGTGGGCCCCACAAGTGGAGATTTTGTCCCATCCATCGGTCGGAGGGTTTTTGTCGCATTGTGGGTGGAGCTCAACTCTAGAGAGCCTAACCAATGGAGTGCCTATGATTGTTTGGCCGCTTCATGCGGAGCAGAGGGTGAACGCCACGCTGTTGACAGAAGAGTTCGAAGTGGCGGTGCGGTCGAAGATACCGCCGTGGAAGAAAGTGGTGGATAGAAAAGAGATAGAGGAAATGGTGAGGATGATTATGGAGGACCAAAAAGGCTTTGTTTTGAGGGAAAGAATGAAGAAGCTAAAAGAAAGTGCCGCAAAGGCTTTGGGGGAAGGGGGTTCATCTCGTAATGCTCTTTCTCAATTTGCAAAGCATGGCGAGTCGATGTACATGAAGCTTGCCAATGTTAATGTCCGACACTGA
- the LOC126582059 gene encoding anthocyanidin 3-O-glucosyltransferase 5-like yields the protein MSSKQHAAILCSPGMGHLIPVLELGKQLVTHQNFAVTIFIFPSSEAELKAATCTKICDIVQLPAPDTSKPANLIVKMRELRHVFRSAVCAMKFTPTMLIVDLFGTESFPIAEELGIPKYLFFASNAWFLSFVICCPTFDMEVEGNFVDHKEPLKIPGCRELRPRLDVIDIMLDRTDQRYHDFVGIASRIPKCSDGILLNTWKELEPITLAALRDENLLGRYSTVPVYPIGPIIRPNESNRSVGKVFDWLDKQPNESVIFVSFGSGGALSHEQMIELAWGLEFSQQRFIWVIRSPTVTTADAAYFTTDGDVEGPLKYLPEGFIDRTKDLGLVIPLWAPQVEILSHPSVGGFLSHCGWSSTLESLTNGVPMIVWPLFAEQRTNATLLTEELGVAVRSKVPPWKKVVERKEIEEMVRMIMVDQKGFVLRERMKKLKESAAKALEEGGSSHNALSQFAKHGESMYMQLANVNVRK from the coding sequence ATGAGCTCCAAGCAACATGCAGCTATTCTCTGCAGCCCGGGGATGGGGCACCTCATCCCTGTCCTCGAGCTCGGAAAACAACTCGTCACACACCAAAACTTCGCCGTCACAATCTTCATCTTCCCGTCTTCCGAGGCGGAACTCAAGGCAGCCACGTGCACAAAAATATGTGACATCGTCCAACTCCCAGCCCCGGACACTTCAAAGCCTGCAAACCTGATCGTAAAGATGCGAGAGCTGCGACATGTCTTCCGGTCAGCCGTATGTGCCATGAAGTTCACCCCGACCATGCTTATTGTGGACCTGTTCGGCACCGAATCATTTCCCATTGCCGAGGAGCTAGGGATTCCAAAGTACTTGTTCTTTGCTTCCAATGCATGGTTTTTGTCGTTCGTGATTTGCTGTCCAACATTCGACATGGAAGTCGAAGGAAACTTCGTTGACCACAAAGAACCGTTGAAGATCCCAGGTTGTAGGGAGTTACGCCCTCGGCTCGATGTCATTGATATTATGTTGGACCGAACCGACCAGCGTTACCATGATTTTGTTGGGATTGCAAGCCGGATCCCCAAGTGTAGTGATGGGATCTTGCTAAACACGTGGAAGGAGCTAGAGCCCATTACTCTTGCGGCGCTTAGAGATGAGAACTTGTTGGGCAGGTACTCGACAGTGCCCGTTTATCCAATTGGGCCCATAATAAGGCCCAATGAGTCCAACCGTTCGGTGGGTAAGGTGTTTGATTGGCTAGATAAGCAACCCAATGAGTCCGTAATCTTCGTGTCATTTGGTAGCGGTGGGGCTTTGTCGCACGAGCAAATGATTGAGCTTGCTTGGGGTTTGGAGTTCAGCCAACAACGATTCATTTGGGTGATACGATCTCCCACCGTAACAACTGCGGATGCGGCTTATTTTACGACTGACGGTGATGTTGAAGGCCCGTTAAAGTACTTGCCTGAAGGGTTCATTGACCGGACCAAGGACCTCGGGCTTGTTATTCCTTTGTGGGCCCCACAAGTGGAGATTTTGTCCCATCCATCAGTCGGAGGGTTTTTGTCGCATTGTGGGTGGAGCTCAACCCTTGAGAGCCTAACCAACGGAGTGCCAATGATTGTTTGGCCTCTTTTTGCGGAGCAAAGGACGAACGCCACGCTTCTGACAGAAGAGCTTGGGGTGGCGGTGCGGTCCAAGGTACCACCGTGGAAAAAAGTAGTGGAGAGGAAAGAGATCGAGGAAATGGTGAGAATGATTATGGTGGACCAAAAAGGCTTTGTTTTGAGGGAAAGAATGAAGAAGCTAAAAGAAAGTGCCGCAAAGGCATTGGAAGAAGGGGGTTCATCTCATAATGCTCTTTCTCAATTTGCAAAGCATGGTGAATCGATGTACATGCAACTTGCCAATGTCAATGTCCGAAAATGA